A genome region from Gossypium hirsutum isolate 1008001.06 chromosome A04, Gossypium_hirsutum_v2.1, whole genome shotgun sequence includes the following:
- the LOC107934993 gene encoding eugenol synthase 1 gives MDREAKNKILIFGGTGYLGTYMVKASIKLGHPTFVFARPITPQSTLNKINLHEEFESVGVTIIQGELKEHEKIVAILRQVDIVISLLLFPQVPDQIHIIEAIKVAGNIKRFLPSEFGVEEDRLSFLPPFEACLDENRKVRRAVEASGIPYTYVSANCFGAYFLNYLLRLHEQQEDVIIYGSGEAKAPFTFEEDIANYTIRVANDPRTCNKIVIYKMQKNILSQIELISLWEKKTGKYFKKVHVPEEELVKLTETLPFPDNVRASVLHGLFVKGDLANYELGENDLEASSLYPDYKYTTIDQLLDVFLVDPPKPALATF, from the exons atgGATAGGGAAGCTAAAAATAAAATCCTCATATTTGGAGGAACCGGCTACTTAGGCACATACATGGTGAAGGCAAGCATCAAGTTAGGGCATCCAACTTTTGTTTTTGCTCGCCCTATCACCCCACAATCTACTCTCAACAAGATAAACCTGCATGAAGAGTTTGAGTCTGTTGGTGTCACCATCATCcag GGGGAGTTGAAGGAACATGAAAAGATTGTGGCAATACTTCGTCAAGTAGATATTGTGATCTCATTGTTACTATTCCCTCAAGTACCTGATCAGATTCATATTATTGAAGCCATTAAGGTTGCAGGTAACATAAAG aGGTTCCTTCCGTCTGAATTCGGGGTCGAAGAAGACCGGCTGAGTTTTCTGCCACCGTTTGAAGCTTGTTTAGACGAGAACCGAAAGGTTAGAAGGGCAGTGGAAGCAAGTGGGATACCTTACACGTATGTATCTGCAAATTGTTTTGGTGCTTACTTTTTGAATTACTTGCTTCGTCTACATGAACAACAGGAAGATGTTATTATCTATGGATCTGGTGAAGCCAAGG ctcCGTTTACTTTTGAAGAAGATATAGCAAACTACACCATCAGAGTAGCAAATGATCCAAGAACATGCAATAAAATAGTGATTTATAAGATGCAGAAGAATATTTTGTCCCAGATTGAATTAATTTCGTTGTGGGAGAAGAAAACAGGTAAATATTTCAAGAAGGTTCATGTACCAGAGGAAGAACTTGTGAAACTGACAGAGA CCTTACCATTTCCGGATAATGTACGGGCATCGGTTCTTCACGGTCTATTTGTAAAAGGTGATCTTGCGAACTATGAGCTTGGGGAAAATGACCTTGAAGCTTCTAGTTTATACCCAGATTATAAGTATACCACCATCGATCAACTTCTCGATGTTTTCCTGGTTGATCCACCTAAGCCTGCTCTTGCTACATTCTGA
- the LOC107934999 gene encoding soluble inorganic pyrophosphatase 6, chloroplastic, with amino-acid sequence MAAAARVIAIAGYSAAAASSCLLIKTPFALQRCSNGLRFNNVRRSSKRLFSCNAIYNPQVQIKQEGQPETLDYRVFFEDTSGKKISPWHDVPLHLGDGVFSFIVEIPKESGAKMEVATDELYTPIKQDTKKGKLRYYPYNINWNYGLLPQTWEDPSLANSEVEGAFGDNDPVDVVEIGESRRKIGDILKVKPLAALAMIDEGELDWKIVAISLDDPSASLVNDIDDVEKHFPGTLTAIRDWFRDYKIPDGKPANKFGLGNKAANKDYALKVITETNESWAKLVKRSIPAGELSLV; translated from the exons ATGGCAGCAGCAGCCAGAGTGATAGCCATCGCCGGCTACTCCGCCGCCGCCGCTTCTTCCTGCTTGCTTATCAAAACACCGTTCGCTTTGCAACGCTGCAGCAACGGACTTAGATTCAACAACGTCAGACGATCATCGAAAAGATTGTTTTCTTGCAATGCCATTTATAACCCTCAGGTTCAAATCAAACAGGAAGGCCAACCCGAAACTCTCGACTATAGAGTCTTCTTCGAAGATACTTCGGGCAAAAAG ATTTCTCCTTGGCATGATGTTCCATTGCATTTGGGAGATGGTGTTTTTAGTTTCATTGTTGAGATACCCAAAGAATCAGGTGCTAAAATGGAGGTTGCTACTGATGAACTTTACACTCCCATTAAACAGGATACAAAAAAGGGCAAGCTTCGATATTACCC CTATAATATAAATTGGAATTACGGATTGCTTCCACAAACATGGGAAGACCCATCTTTGGCAAACTCTGAAGTTGAAGGAGCATTTGGCGATAACGACCCTG TTGATGTCGTTGAGATCGGTGAATCCCGGAGGAAAATCGGTGACATTTTGAAGGTTAAGCCCCTGGCTGCTTTAGCTATGATTGATGAAGGGGAACTTGACTGGAAAATAGTTGCCATTTCATTAGATGATCCAAGCGCTTCTCTTGTAAATGACATTGACGACGTCGAGAAACACTTCCCG GGGACTCTCACTGCAATCAGGGATTGGTTTAGGGACTACAAGATCCCTGATGGGAAACCAGCCAACAAATTTGGCCTCGGCAACAAGGCGGCAAACAAG GATTATGCTCTTAAGGTTATTACAGAGACCAACGAGTCTTGGGCTAAACTTGTCAAAAGATCAATTCCCGCTGGAGAGCTTTCGCTTGTATGA